One stretch of Siphonobacter curvatus DNA includes these proteins:
- a CDS encoding CusA/CzcA family heavy metal efflux RND transporter, producing MIDKIIAFSVRSPFTIGLLVLVMAIWGGYSLKTLPIDAVPDVTNQQVDVITNSPNLSSLEIERYITTPLEMAMANIPGLTEVRSYSKFGSSVVKLIFTDDTDIYWARQQVFERLTQVQAEIPEGAGTPILGPVSTGLGEIFQYVIRPKDLNNSPYTLTEIRTIQDWVVRRKLLGLPGVADVSGYGGYAKEYQAQIKTDRMRALGVTVDELYEALNKGNSNTGGAYIEKENKAFTIRGIGLAASLEDIANAVVKKNGSVPILVKDVADVEFGHALRFGALSNNGEGEVVGGSILMMKGANGNEVISRLKERFAEIQKELPPGLTIEPFLDRSKLVNAAIATVAKNLVEGAIIVMIVILIFLGNWRASLLAASVIPLAMLFAFIWMKEFGVVGNVMSLGAIDFGLLVDPAIIVVESAVLFLALRMSKFQGKKMTFADRQEVVISAAAEVKKSVIFGGLIILIVYVPILTLQGIEGKMFSPMAKTVAFAIIGALLLAVTYVPMMCAVMLRPPKSAHHDGFSEKIVQFFLKGLRPVVRAGLRVKWAVILFALAVLTAGIIGFGKIGGEFMPQIQEGDMVVDMDLPVGTPLTESIRQSQIFQAGIMKEFPDEVEGVVSKIGTSEVKVDPLPLESQEVYVELKDKKHWTKATNQQELAIKMNEYMSQFPGPLYAISQPIESRVNDMISGARTQVVVQLYGTDLDTLVKKTKQIIQIVRNVPGAVDVKGSKVFGLPQLNIHYDRQRMAVYGIKVEQVNRAIQMAFGGATAGVVYEDDRRFDVTLRLTGEDRTRPENIENLLINDQNNNPIPLRDIATISETIGPSEIVHENMKRVVNLGFNVRGRDLQSVVNDVIKQVDAKVKLPKGYEINYGGDFENFGRAKDRLSIVVPIALLVIFGLLYLTFRNFRDSFLIYAVVPLSAVGGVFSLLIRDMNFSISAGVGFIALFGVAVLNGILLVSHFNALGDEGIDDPNERVLKGIEERFRPVLMTSFVAALGFMPMALSTSVGSEVQKPLATVVIGGLLTATVLTLIVLPILYAMFAGKPKKGGLTGGIKAKAVQVTTTIVLLLATGLLAANAQITPNQPIPIKPEVGDVEDVRELTLDQALNLTKQYNPQTRLADLRIEREQVLLPATLNIEPPRIYTQAPSGENYRLGFLQAIQFPTVYSNQRKAQRQLVKVNQAEKNVTFNELSYQVRSVFNDILYYERVIHNFEKQDSLLSNFVRVTDVRLNVGQISRIERLNAESQYRENQIYLKQSRARLRGARIQLWILTGLAPDSTRKVKGDFKRINYGATISAADTSFSSNPRVTYFEENRRYNEKLLQVEKSRQLPGISFGYMNQGSRETPVAFRWEFGLTVPLWQWQYRSRQAGARKDIEIAQQQISLSGYELRGAFDKAASDYRTYQESLDYYETFALNQADEIVKAAQDSYRLGSIGYYNFLLNLQQAFQIRAEYLDVVRNYNNSIITIQYLKGE from the coding sequence ATGATCGATAAAATTATTGCATTCAGCGTCCGAAGTCCGTTTACGATTGGTCTTCTGGTGCTGGTAATGGCCATTTGGGGTGGCTATTCGTTAAAAACACTACCCATTGACGCGGTACCTGATGTAACCAACCAGCAGGTAGACGTAATTACCAATTCCCCTAATTTATCTTCTCTCGAAATTGAGCGTTACATCACTACGCCCCTGGAAATGGCCATGGCCAATATTCCGGGATTGACGGAAGTGCGTTCCTATTCCAAATTTGGTTCATCCGTGGTGAAACTGATTTTCACGGATGATACGGACATCTATTGGGCTCGTCAGCAGGTCTTTGAACGTCTGACACAGGTACAGGCCGAAATTCCAGAAGGGGCTGGTACGCCCATCCTAGGACCCGTATCGACGGGTTTGGGCGAAATTTTTCAATACGTTATTCGTCCGAAAGACCTCAATAACAGTCCTTATACGCTGACCGAAATCCGTACCATTCAGGATTGGGTTGTACGGCGTAAATTACTCGGGTTGCCCGGCGTGGCCGACGTAAGTGGTTACGGAGGATACGCTAAAGAATATCAGGCTCAGATCAAAACCGACCGCATGCGGGCACTGGGCGTTACGGTAGATGAATTATACGAAGCCTTGAACAAGGGCAATAGCAATACGGGCGGTGCCTACATCGAAAAGGAAAACAAGGCATTTACCATTCGGGGTATTGGTCTGGCCGCTTCACTCGAAGATATTGCCAATGCCGTAGTAAAAAAGAACGGGAGTGTGCCTATTCTGGTCAAAGACGTAGCTGATGTAGAATTTGGCCACGCCTTACGTTTCGGAGCTTTGTCCAACAACGGTGAGGGCGAAGTCGTAGGGGGGTCCATTTTGATGATGAAAGGGGCTAATGGAAATGAAGTGATTTCCCGCCTGAAAGAACGTTTCGCCGAAATTCAGAAAGAATTGCCGCCCGGATTAACCATCGAGCCCTTCCTGGATCGCTCGAAACTGGTGAACGCCGCCATTGCAACAGTAGCAAAAAACCTCGTGGAAGGGGCCATCATCGTTATGATTGTCATTCTGATCTTCCTGGGCAATTGGCGGGCTAGTTTACTCGCGGCTTCGGTTATTCCATTAGCCATGCTTTTTGCTTTTATCTGGATGAAGGAATTTGGAGTAGTTGGAAACGTGATGAGTCTGGGAGCGATTGACTTTGGTCTACTGGTCGACCCGGCGATCATTGTCGTCGAGTCCGCCGTACTTTTCCTGGCCCTCCGTATGAGTAAATTCCAAGGCAAGAAAATGACTTTCGCCGATCGGCAGGAAGTTGTTATTTCGGCGGCGGCGGAAGTAAAAAAATCGGTGATTTTCGGTGGACTGATCATCCTCATTGTATACGTTCCCATTCTGACGTTGCAGGGCATTGAGGGCAAAATGTTTTCGCCCATGGCCAAAACCGTAGCCTTTGCCATCATTGGGGCCTTGTTACTAGCGGTTACCTACGTACCGATGATGTGTGCCGTCATGTTGCGGCCGCCGAAGTCGGCACACCACGATGGCTTCTCGGAAAAAATTGTACAGTTTTTCCTCAAAGGTCTGCGTCCCGTGGTACGGGCGGGCTTACGCGTGAAGTGGGCGGTGATTCTGTTTGCCCTGGCTGTACTGACTGCCGGGATCATCGGTTTTGGGAAAATCGGGGGTGAGTTTATGCCGCAGATTCAGGAAGGCGACATGGTTGTGGACATGGATTTGCCCGTAGGTACGCCACTGACGGAATCCATTCGCCAGAGCCAGATTTTTCAGGCGGGGATTATGAAAGAATTTCCGGATGAGGTCGAAGGAGTCGTATCAAAAATTGGTACGTCCGAGGTGAAAGTCGATCCCTTGCCCCTGGAATCGCAAGAAGTATACGTCGAGCTGAAGGATAAAAAGCACTGGACCAAAGCGACCAATCAGCAGGAACTAGCGATTAAGATGAACGAGTATATGTCGCAGTTTCCCGGTCCGCTCTACGCCATTTCGCAACCCATCGAAAGCCGGGTCAACGATATGATTTCCGGAGCCCGGACGCAGGTAGTCGTGCAATTGTACGGAACGGACCTGGATACGCTGGTGAAGAAAACCAAGCAGATCATTCAGATCGTACGAAATGTACCCGGAGCCGTAGACGTGAAAGGGAGCAAGGTGTTTGGTCTGCCGCAGTTGAATATTCACTACGACCGTCAGCGGATGGCCGTATACGGAATCAAGGTTGAACAGGTAAACCGAGCCATTCAGATGGCTTTTGGGGGAGCAACGGCGGGTGTGGTCTACGAAGATGATCGTCGTTTTGATGTAACGCTTCGACTGACGGGCGAAGATCGGACGCGTCCGGAAAACATCGAAAACCTGCTTATTAACGATCAGAATAATAACCCGATTCCATTGCGGGACATTGCCACCATTTCGGAAACCATTGGACCATCGGAGATTGTACACGAAAACATGAAACGGGTCGTAAACCTGGGCTTCAACGTCCGGGGCCGTGACTTGCAATCGGTGGTAAACGACGTGATCAAACAGGTGGACGCCAAAGTAAAACTCCCCAAGGGATACGAGATCAATTACGGAGGTGATTTTGAGAACTTTGGACGGGCGAAAGATCGGCTTTCAATTGTCGTACCGATTGCCCTGCTGGTCATCTTTGGTCTGTTGTATCTGACCTTCCGCAATTTCCGCGACAGCTTCCTGATCTACGCCGTAGTACCCTTGTCGGCAGTGGGAGGGGTATTCTCGCTGCTGATTCGGGATATGAACTTCAGTATTTCCGCCGGGGTTGGCTTTATCGCTCTGTTTGGGGTAGCCGTATTGAATGGAATTCTACTGGTCAGTCACTTCAACGCCCTGGGTGATGAAGGGATCGACGATCCGAACGAGCGGGTACTGAAAGGGATTGAAGAACGCTTCCGTCCGGTACTGATGACTTCGTTTGTGGCGGCACTCGGCTTTATGCCCATGGCCTTATCAACCAGTGTAGGTTCAGAAGTACAGAAGCCCCTAGCAACGGTAGTGATTGGAGGTCTGCTGACGGCTACGGTTCTAACTCTCATTGTCTTACCGATTCTGTACGCCATGTTCGCTGGGAAGCCAAAAAAAGGTGGCTTGACGGGTGGTATAAAAGCTAAAGCGGTACAGGTTACCACGACCATTGTTCTACTGCTCGCTACGGGGCTGCTGGCTGCCAACGCTCAGATCACGCCTAATCAACCTATTCCAATCAAACCCGAAGTAGGTGACGTAGAAGACGTACGCGAGTTGACGTTGGATCAGGCTCTGAACCTAACCAAACAATACAATCCCCAGACTCGCCTAGCCGATCTGCGAATTGAACGGGAGCAAGTACTCCTGCCCGCAACGCTCAATATTGAGCCGCCCCGTATTTACACGCAGGCTCCGAGTGGTGAGAACTATCGGTTAGGTTTTCTGCAAGCCATCCAATTTCCTACGGTGTACAGTAACCAGCGAAAAGCTCAGCGGCAACTGGTAAAAGTAAATCAGGCGGAAAAAAACGTGACGTTTAACGAACTCTCGTATCAAGTCCGCTCGGTATTTAACGATATTCTGTACTACGAGCGGGTGATTCATAACTTCGAAAAGCAGGATAGTCTGCTTTCGAATTTCGTTCGGGTGACGGATGTACGGCTGAATGTCGGACAAATTTCGCGAATCGAACGTCTGAATGCCGAGTCTCAATACCGCGAAAACCAGATCTATTTGAAACAGTCGCGAGCCCGGCTTCGCGGAGCCCGTATTCAACTCTGGATTCTGACGGGGTTGGCTCCGGATAGTACACGAAAAGTCAAAGGAGACTTCAAGCGAATCAACTACGGTGCAACTATTTCAGCGGCGGATACTTCTTTTTCTTCCAACCCTCGGGTGACGTATTTCGAAGAAAATCGTCGGTACAACGAAAAGTTACTGCAAGTCGAAAAAAGTCGTCAGTTGCCCGGTATTTCATTTGGCTACATGAACCAGGGAAGTCGGGAAACACCAGTGGCTTTCCGGTGGGAGTTTGGTCTGACGGTGCCGCTCTGGCAGTGGCAGTATCGTTCCCGTCAGGCGGGAGCTCGTAAGGATATCGAAATTGCTCAGCAACAGATTTCGCTGAGTGGCTACGAACTACGGGGAGCCTTTGATAAAGCGGCTTCAGACTACCGTACCTATCAAGAGTCGCTGGATTACTACGAAACGTTCGCCCTTAATCAGGCGGATGAAATTGTTAAAGCCGCTCAGGATAGTTACCGCTTGGGCAGCATTGGCTACTACAACTTTCTGCTGAACCTACAGCAAGCGTTCCAGATCCGGGCTGAATACCTGGATGTTGTCCGGAACTACAATAACTCGATCATCACCATTCAATACCTGAAAGGAGAATAA
- a CDS encoding DUF952 domain-containing protein, translating to MFYHIVQPAYWSTLEEATPYTPETFAAEGFIHLSTQEQVAGVLERYYAGVRPLLLLHLDETRFSAPLRYEASTGGELFPHLYGPLNRDAIVQIETLPEV from the coding sequence ATGTTCTATCATATCGTTCAGCCAGCTTATTGGTCAACTCTAGAGGAAGCAACGCCCTACACACCCGAAACCTTTGCCGCAGAAGGGTTCATTCACCTGAGTACGCAGGAACAGGTAGCGGGTGTACTGGAACGCTATTATGCGGGTGTGCGACCTTTACTCCTATTACACCTGGACGAAACCCGGTTTTCAGCCCCTTTACGCTACGAAGCCTCTACCGGGGGCGAACTCTTCCCTCATCTATACGGTCCGCTCAACCGGGATGCGATTGTACAGATTGAGACCTTGCCAGAGGTTTAG
- a CDS encoding DUF4190 domain-containing protein, with product MKQLSTLTLLSLFALTSCQKTTYTYFAQSTAPRIERKKVVAKPITATTTIPLIPKKELLASTIPVLSGVPSLITSTPANAVTSAEAFTRQQTKAGFRQRLLTKMVTKKVQKLQILAKRTADSRRTEPISVVSVIAGLLALVDVLLIGNGLLFLLGTIVAIVFGFVGLSKINRHSSEYKGRGFAITGLSLGFFGLLLIIIALIALSSLSFS from the coding sequence ATGAAACAATTATCTACCTTGACTTTACTTAGTCTATTTGCGTTAACCTCCTGTCAAAAAACTACCTACACGTACTTCGCCCAATCTACCGCACCGCGTATTGAACGTAAGAAAGTTGTAGCCAAGCCTATTACTGCTACCACCACTATCCCGCTCATTCCTAAAAAAGAATTACTGGCTTCGACCATTCCTGTGCTTTCAGGAGTTCCTAGTCTGATAACTTCTACCCCAGCCAATGCAGTAACTTCAGCCGAGGCCTTTACAAGGCAGCAGACCAAAGCTGGATTTCGTCAACGCTTACTGACGAAAATGGTTACGAAGAAAGTTCAGAAGCTTCAGATATTAGCGAAGCGTACGGCCGATTCCCGGCGTACAGAACCCATTTCCGTCGTCTCTGTCATCGCTGGCTTGCTGGCATTAGTAGACGTCCTATTGATCGGTAACGGGCTTTTATTTTTACTGGGAACGATTGTCGCTATTGTCTTTGGTTTTGTCGGGTTAAGCAAGATTAATCGTCATAGCTCTGAATACAAAGGTCGCGGGTTTGCGATTACGGGCTTATCGCTGGGCTTCTTCGGACTCCTGCTCATCATCATTGCTCTGATTGCCTTATCTTCCCTCTCATTCTCCTGA
- a CDS encoding bifunctional alpha,alpha-trehalose-phosphate synthase (UDP-forming)/trehalose-phosphatase, whose amino-acid sequence MKRLFIISNRLPIQLVRQESTVQLLESAGGLATALKSYLQAQDRSSFEPDEVVWVGNADFSRELWEEFQQSKRSTGTFKIEPLWLDDDVNDGFYNGLSNSTIWPLFHYFPSFAEFKEPNWQAYQQANTVFADRLAELYQPDDVLWVQDYHLMLLPAMLRERCPEATIGFFLHIPFPSFEVYRMLPNRWREGLLQGMLGADLIGFHTNDYVQHFEKSVQRLLGIESKLRFVQIPNRPVRVDLFPISIDYERFNSSYRLPGVMAEREAIHQQLQGNKLLFSVDRLDYTKGVLNRLQGYEKFLENHPEWHGKINFVMVVVPSRSEITSYGERKQMIEENIGRINGRFATVSWQPLVYQYRSLSFEQLCAYYTACDVALITPIRDGMNLVAKEFIASRQDEQGVLILSEVAGAAAELGEALLINPTDRVGMALAIEEALSMPVKTQAERIKRMQTRIREYDVVQWADDFLTQLFNAKAQQNQWEVRLLNVALRKELMDNYQKAQKRLLLLDYDGTLVPFAKFPDLARPSERVIELLSELANVPQNRIVIISGRDKKTLENWFGSLSIQLVAEHGAAVRLPDGNWQENPEAFLPEWRSNIQQAMNLAVQRCPGTFVEEKTHSLAWHYRNTGADLGFAQSRELIDTLHGLTGHQLQVIDGNKVVEVRVTGVDKGSVASRLASDDQYDFILAIGDDRTDEDMFRTLADRAITIKVGQQKTLARYSLPDTGAVLSFLQRFTSMDTPPNVELTPNPHLASA is encoded by the coding sequence ATGAAACGACTTTTCATAATTTCCAATCGATTACCCATTCAGTTAGTACGGCAGGAATCAACCGTACAATTGCTGGAAAGTGCGGGTGGCCTCGCTACCGCATTAAAAAGTTATCTACAAGCTCAGGACCGCTCTTCCTTTGAACCCGACGAAGTAGTATGGGTGGGCAACGCTGATTTTAGTCGCGAGCTTTGGGAAGAATTTCAACAAAGTAAACGTTCAACCGGGACGTTTAAAATTGAGCCACTTTGGCTCGATGATGATGTGAATGATGGTTTTTACAACGGTCTTTCCAATTCAACCATCTGGCCACTCTTCCATTATTTTCCATCATTTGCTGAATTTAAAGAACCCAATTGGCAGGCGTATCAACAGGCAAACACCGTGTTTGCGGATCGTCTGGCCGAATTATATCAACCTGACGATGTCCTATGGGTACAGGATTACCACTTGATGTTATTACCGGCCATGCTGCGGGAGCGTTGCCCGGAAGCAACCATTGGTTTCTTCCTGCACATTCCTTTTCCATCATTTGAGGTTTATCGCATGTTGCCCAACCGCTGGCGGGAAGGATTACTACAAGGAATGCTGGGAGCCGACCTTATTGGGTTCCATACCAACGATTACGTACAGCATTTCGAGAAATCGGTTCAACGGCTGTTAGGTATTGAAAGCAAACTACGTTTTGTGCAGATTCCCAATCGCCCGGTACGCGTTGATCTTTTTCCCATTAGTATTGATTACGAGCGGTTCAACTCCTCTTACCGTCTGCCCGGTGTTATGGCCGAGCGGGAAGCCATTCATCAGCAGTTACAGGGAAATAAACTTCTCTTTTCGGTGGATCGGCTTGACTATACGAAAGGCGTTTTGAACCGCCTACAGGGGTACGAAAAGTTCCTGGAAAATCACCCGGAATGGCATGGCAAGATCAATTTTGTCATGGTCGTAGTACCCTCCCGTAGCGAAATCACTTCGTACGGGGAACGCAAGCAGATGATTGAAGAAAACATCGGTCGGATCAATGGACGTTTTGCTACGGTCAGTTGGCAGCCGCTGGTCTATCAGTATCGCAGCCTTTCCTTTGAGCAACTGTGTGCGTACTACACGGCCTGCGATGTGGCATTAATCACCCCAATTCGGGATGGTATGAATCTAGTAGCCAAAGAATTTATCGCCTCCCGCCAGGACGAACAAGGAGTGTTGATTCTCAGTGAAGTAGCCGGAGCCGCCGCTGAATTAGGCGAGGCTTTACTAATCAATCCTACGGATCGGGTAGGGATGGCTTTAGCTATTGAAGAAGCTTTGTCCATGCCCGTTAAAACGCAGGCTGAGCGAATCAAACGCATGCAAACCCGTATTCGGGAATATGACGTGGTCCAGTGGGCGGATGATTTTTTAACCCAATTATTTAATGCTAAAGCCCAGCAAAATCAGTGGGAAGTACGCCTGCTGAATGTGGCATTACGCAAAGAACTTATGGATAATTATCAAAAAGCCCAAAAGCGGCTTTTATTGCTGGACTACGACGGTACGCTAGTTCCCTTTGCTAAGTTTCCAGATTTAGCCCGACCCAGTGAACGAGTAATTGAGCTGCTGAGCGAGCTGGCCAACGTACCCCAAAACCGTATTGTCATCATTAGCGGTCGGGATAAAAAGACGCTGGAAAACTGGTTTGGATCGCTCTCGATTCAGCTAGTTGCCGAACACGGAGCGGCGGTACGATTGCCGGATGGAAACTGGCAGGAAAACCCGGAAGCTTTTCTTCCCGAATGGCGAAGCAATATTCAGCAGGCCATGAATCTGGCCGTACAACGTTGTCCCGGTACCTTCGTGGAGGAAAAAACGCATTCCCTAGCTTGGCATTATCGCAATACCGGAGCCGATCTGGGTTTTGCCCAGTCTCGTGAGCTCATTGATACCTTACATGGACTAACGGGCCATCAGCTACAGGTAATTGATGGAAACAAGGTCGTAGAGGTACGGGTGACCGGGGTAGACAAAGGAAGCGTCGCCAGCCGTTTAGCCTCGGATGATCAGTATGATTTTATCCTGGCTATTGGTGATGACCGTACGGACGAAGACATGTTCCGGACGCTTGCCGACCGGGCCATTACGATTAAAGTAGGGCAGCAGAAAACGCTGGCTCGCTATAGTCTGCCGGATACGGGAGCTGTATTGAGCTTCCTGCAACGCTTCACCAGCATGGATACACCGCCTAATGTAGAATTAACACCTAATCCCCATCTGGCTTCTGCTTAA
- a CDS encoding efflux RND transporter periplasmic adaptor subunit — MKKTFLPLLALLGLSGFLSSCSDSDAESKAEEKPAQVSVSADSLQLSMKQLESVNVDLTGFEDRQLRPVINANGKIKLFPDSKSEVHSEVEGHVDQIYVREGQFVKKGQPLMKLTSGEFLELKNQYITAKSEADFLEIEFNRQAELRKSNVGVLADYQATEAKLNAAIGREKAFKAKLALLDFNANQLNDIRKAVVSPELIIRAPISGSIYKVHQNLGKLATPTDPLVDILNTEQLQANVYVYEKDAELIQVGQKVELTFPNSEIGAVQGTVASVARALDAENGAITLYVNFKRPHTNDIIFSDMNVRAKIVGASERKSSNTLPRTAILDDGEGTYIFGTSQPQAAKIPLRKLKVEIQNEGEEYVQVKVLEKVPNTIKVAYKNILALEAERKKNE, encoded by the coding sequence ATGAAAAAGACCTTTTTGCCCCTGTTGGCCCTGCTGGGCCTGAGTGGCTTCTTAAGTAGTTGTTCGGATAGTGACGCGGAATCCAAAGCGGAAGAAAAACCAGCTCAGGTAAGCGTGAGTGCAGATTCATTACAGTTGTCCATGAAGCAACTCGAATCGGTTAACGTAGATCTGACGGGTTTTGAAGATCGACAACTGCGTCCGGTCATCAATGCCAACGGGAAGATTAAACTGTTCCCGGATAGCAAATCTGAAGTACACAGTGAAGTGGAAGGTCATGTCGATCAGATTTACGTACGGGAAGGCCAGTTTGTGAAGAAAGGACAACCATTGATGAAATTGACCAGTGGGGAGTTTCTGGAGCTGAAAAATCAGTACATCACGGCGAAAAGTGAAGCCGACTTCCTGGAAATTGAATTCAATCGTCAGGCTGAATTACGGAAAAGTAACGTCGGTGTACTGGCTGATTATCAGGCTACGGAAGCCAAATTGAACGCGGCCATTGGACGGGAAAAGGCCTTTAAAGCCAAATTAGCTCTGCTGGACTTCAACGCCAATCAGCTCAATGACATTCGCAAAGCCGTCGTTTCGCCCGAACTCATCATTCGTGCTCCCATTAGTGGCTCGATTTATAAAGTGCATCAGAACCTAGGTAAGCTGGCCACGCCTACCGATCCGCTGGTAGATATTCTCAATACTGAACAGTTACAGGCAAACGTATACGTGTACGAGAAAGATGCGGAGTTAATTCAGGTTGGACAGAAAGTGGAATTGACCTTCCCCAACTCGGAAATCGGAGCCGTACAAGGAACCGTAGCCAGCGTAGCCCGGGCTCTGGATGCCGAAAACGGAGCGATTACGTTGTACGTGAATTTCAAACGTCCGCATACGAATGACATCATTTTCTCAGATATGAACGTTCGGGCGAAGATTGTAGGAGCTAGTGAGCGGAAAAGTTCGAATACACTGCCGCGTACGGCCATTCTGGATGACGGAGAAGGTACGTACATTTTCGGTACCAGTCAGCCACAAGCCGCCAAAATTCCTTTACGGAAATTGAAGGTAGAAATCCAAAATGAAGGCGAAGAGTATGTACAGGTGAAAGTGCTGGAAAAGGTACCCAATACGATTAAGGTTGCGTATAAAAACATATTGGCATTGGAAGCTGAACGCAAGAAAAACGAGTAA